The Bradysia coprophila strain Holo2 unplaced genomic scaffold, BU_Bcop_v1 contig_732, whole genome shotgun sequence genome has a window encoding:
- the LOC119084385 gene encoding borealin-like isoform X2: MPRTKTQKPATKRNRNSDEDGLKMQLKEMKRIHDDFESERIIVWQRRKELITDITQKFRFSLSAAELEMTVGEFVSCKSSQNGSLLTEASQASRADDDESSRRSSKPKKTIGTEQKKKHRRSRSAAANVSTMSARPLSRVNSVNERLSRSKYRTPVSRLQTMSADRSVMAPVTPKIQMNTPMSLLRYPKVGETIISMSGSPVIVNGGTMQGIANINIPIKDGMFSMQPNAITDVDSDLVSRIDNTTMNQLRQLQANLNFVMSTFSGIKKKK; encoded by the exons ATGCCGCGCACTAAAACCCAAAAACCGGCCACCAAGAGGAACCGTAATAGTGACGAAGACGGTCTCAAAATGCAACTGAAAGAAATGAAGCGTATTCATGACGATTTTGAAAGCGAACGGATAATTGTCTGGCAGCGTCGGAAGGAGTTGATTACCGATATAACGCAAAAATTTCGCTTCAGTCTCAGTGCCGCCGAATTGGAAATGACGGTCGGTGAATTTGTAAGCTGTAAATCAAGTCAAAATGGATCGCTATTAACTGAAGCCAGTCAGGCCAGCAGAGCTGATGATGATG AGTCAAGTCGTCGTTCGTCGAAACCGAAAAAGACCATTGGTACCGAACAGAAGAAAAAGCATCGTCGCAGTCGATCAGCTGCTGCCAATGTGTCCACAATGTCTGCACGACCATTGAGTCGCGTCAATTCGGTCAATGAGCGTTTGTCCAGATCCAAATACCGTACGCCGGTCAGTCGTTTGCAAACAATGAGTGCCGATCGATCGGTCATGGCACCGGTCACGCCGAAAATCCAAATGAATACACCGATGTCGTTGCTACGCTATCCGAAAGTTGGCGAAACCATCATTTCCATGTCGGGCAGTCCGGTTATCGTGAACgg TGGTACCATGCAAGGAATCGCCAACATTAACATACCGATCAAGGATGGAATGTTCTCGATGCAACCGAATGCTATTACGGACGTCGACTCGGATCTCGTTTCACGCATCGATAACACTACAATGAACCAGCTGAGGCAACTGCAggcgaatttgaattttgtcatGAGTACATTCAGCGGCATCAAAAAGAAGAAGTGA
- the LOC119084370 gene encoding prolyl endopeptidase-like isoform X1 — MIAYVYQVFTIFFSISLVFAADLKTKSINNQRFDYPSVRRDQSVVDDYYGIKVADPYRYLEDPTSEEVKTFIEDQNELTVDYLDGISIWTQIEEKITETYNYTRYDVPVRYGDRYYFTMNNGLQNQDVYYVQDSLNDEPRIFFDPNTLSYDGTIQLSDTTFSEDGELVALGVSSNGSDWITVRFRNTSSGMEYPDVLHDIKFSAIVWSKDGLGIFYACYPKWETNSTRSSLGTETYQYGNQKLYYHRVGTRQEEDVLLFELDDAELLIGALYITEDGKHIAIFPKKIDNSMVYFASLDELQRTGRLTTKLKFTPIVDRLDNEYSLITSEGSTIYLKTNNGAPNYRIIAVDLNNPDPTNWTTLVPEHESNSLIFAINIDNDKIVLEYLVNVNSRLEVRSLIDGSLIQEIGIPSGYVDSMWGTKSHNELFYRVVSFLIPGIIFRIDLTHTPYKPEVFREIKIAGFDASKFVMEQVFYPSYDGTLIPMFIMHKQNLERNGSASTLLYGYGGFNIDIVPEFSPSRIVFLQNFNGVYAVPNIRGGGEYGTQWHKAGQLLNKQTVFNDFHAAAEFLIAENYTIASKIAIIGSSNGGLLVTACINQRPELYGAAVAQFGVHDLLRFQKFTIGYSWCEEYGCSDDGNQTIFENLHRLSPLHNVRMPTDKNVQYPSVLLTTGDHDDRVVPLHSYKLIAELQYKIGREERQTNPLMIKIQISAGHGSGTTDDEADIYAFLVESTGFTFRP; from the exons ATGATAGCATACGTTTATCAagtttttacgatttttttctcaatttcgcTGGTTTTTGCAGCTGATTTAAAAACTAAATCGATTAACAATCAACGATTTGACTATCCATCAGTAAGAAGGGATCAGTCCGTGGTGGACGACTACTATGGAATAAAG gtAGCTGACCCGTACAGATATCTGGAGGATCCTACATCTGAAGAAGTAAAAACGTTCATCGAAGACCAAAACGAACTGACCGTGGACTACCTTGATGGAATTTCCATTTGGACTCAAATCGAAGAGAAAATTACCGAAACCTACAATTACACCAGATATGACGTCCCCGTACGATACGGAGACCGATATTATTTCACAATGAATAATGGTCTGCAGAACCAAGA CGTCTACTACGTACAAGATTCGCTGAACGACGAGCCACGCATCTTTTTCGATCCCAATACTTTGTCTTATGATGGAACTATACAGCTGAGCGACACAACCTTTTCCGAAGATGGTGAATTGGTAGCACTAGGTGTAAGTAGCAACGGTTCTGATTGGATAACGGTTCGCTTTCGTAATACATCCAGCGGAATGGAGTATCCCGATGTCCTTCATGACATCAAGTTTTCAGCAATTGTTTGGAGCAAAGACGGACTGGGCATCTTTTACGCG TGTTATCCGAAATGGGAGACTAACTCCACGAGATCATCACTTGGCACAGAAACGTACCAGTACGGAAACCAAAAACTTTATTATCATCGCGTAGGTACGCGTCAAGAGGAGGATGTGCTTCTGTTCGAGCTTGATGATGCTGAGCTGCTGAT TGGCGCTCTCTACATTACGGAAGATGGCAAACATATCGCAATATTCCCCAAAAAGATTGACAATTCTATGGTCTATTTCGCTTCATTAGATGAACTGCAACGCACTGGTAGGCTAACgacaaaacttaaatttaccCCAATTGTCGATCGTTTGGATAACGAATATTCA ctCATTACCTCCGAGGGTAGTACGATCTATCTAAAAACGAACAATGGGGCTCCGAATTATCGAATCATAGCCGTTGATCTAAACAATCCAGATCCCACAAATTGGACCACATTAGTACCCGAACATGAAAGTAATTCCTTGATATTTGCGATCAACATTGACAA CGACAAGATTGTGCTGGAATATCTGGTGAATGTCAATAGCCGACTGGAAGTACGTTCATTGATCGATGGTAGTCTTATTCAAGAAATCGGCATACCATCTGGTTACGTAGATTCGATGTGGGGAACGAAATCGCACAACGAATTGTTCTATCGAGTTGTGTCGTTCCTCATTCCGGGAATAATCTTTCGCATAGATCTGACGCACACACCGTACAAACCGGAAGTGTTTAGGGAAATCAAAATTGCAGGCTTCGATGCCTCTAAATTTGTCATGGAGCAAGTCTTCTATCCGAGCTACGATGGAACTCTCATTCCGATGTTTATCATGCACAAACAAAATCTCGAACGTAATGGCAGTGCCAGCACTCTTTTGTATGGCTATGGAGGATTCAACATCGATATTGTTCCCGAATTCAGTCCAAGCCGAATagtttttttgcaaaattttaatggaGTGTATGCTGTTCCCAATATTAGGGGAGGAGG GGAGTACGGTACCCAATGGCACAAAGCTGGACAATTACTCAACAAACAAACGGTTTTCAATGATTTCCATGCAGCAGCCGAGTTTCTCATAGCCGAAAACTACACGATCGCATCGAAAATTGCAATTATTGGTTCATCAAATGGAGGACTACTCGTAACAGCTTGTATAAATCAACGCCCCGAATTATATGGTGCTGCTGTGGCGCAGTTCGG AGTTCATGATTTGCTGCGCTTCCAAAAATTCACAATCGGATACTCTTGGTGTGAGGAATACGGTTGTTCTGATGATGGAAACCAAACCATTTTCGAGAATCTGCACCGCCTTTCTCCGTTACACAATGTACGCATGCCGACCGACAAGAATGTGCAATATCCGTCGGTGCTTCTCACTACTGGCGATCATGATGACCGTGTTGTTCCACTCCATTCATACAAATTAATTGCCGAACTGCAATATAAAATCGGTAGAGAAGAGCGACAA ACGAATCCGTTGatgataaaaattcaaatcagtGCTGGGCATGGAAGTGGCACG ACCGACGACGAGGCTGACATTTACGCCTTCTTGGTTGAATCTACCGGATTCACCTTTCGCCCATAG
- the LOC119084383 gene encoding uncharacterized protein LOC119084383, translating to MKSPYNIINVIGTVVAISLLSGDVLSARAPVIKQFEVDEFNNVIRPYEQVDGKRSEIVVEKVKNLRLECHSDYPVQWIYLGNGIPIVNTDISRESTLSTTDRRNNGRNGFIASIFLGSLKEQHTGKYQCSRTDYVTVVPNLYVYVPGQDLFTSTQGKTIQINPNVTSTTVPCTVSDPRIKVSLFKLDGNVLKRPVTKADDAIIYDPRKGFRINLRKIEDPEGRYLCTAYYNNDVRDVEYTIASSVRTDDIQSDAPAPGNYEEFKKPKEETCTGDECKQCQTHTDCPPNMNCYTDFKCRDPCEYSIRCGTAAMCRIVENRPKCYCPSGFVGDATKECLNISRERYERYERYP from the exons ATGAAGAGTCCGTACAACATTATCAATGTGATCGGAACAGTGGTTGCGATTTCACTACTCTCCGGAGATGTGCTATCCGCACGGGCTCCGGTCATAAAGCAGTTCGAAGTGGACGAATTCAACAATGTGATCAGGCCATACGAGCAGGTCGACGGGAAGCGGTCGGaaattgttgttgaaaaagtgaaaaatcttcGATTGGAATGCCATTCCGACTATCCGGTGCAGTGGATTTACTTAGGAAATGGG ATCCCCATCGTCAACACGGATATCTCACGTGAAAGCACACTATCGACAACCGATAGGCGAAATAACGGTCGCAACGGGTTCATAGCATCAATATTTCTGGGATCACTTAAAGAACAGCATACTGGAAAGTACCAATGCAGTCGCACCGATTATGTCACAGTTGTACCGAATTTGTATGTGTACGTGCCTG GTCAAGATTTGTTTACATCAACACAAGGCAAAACCATTCAAATAAATCCGAATGTAACGTCCACTACGGTACCTTGCACAGTTTCTGATCCACGCATCAAAGTTTCGCTATTCAAATTGGACGGG AATGTGTTGAAGAGGCCGGTAACTAAAGCAGACGATGCGATTATCTACGATCCGCGGAAGGGATTCCGCATCAATCTGAGGAAAATTGAAGACCCAGAAGGCAGATACCTTTGTACAGCTTATTACAACAATGACGTAAGAGATGTGGAGTACACAATTGCATCCAGTGTCCGAACGGATGATATCCAATCAGATGCACCGGCACCAGGAAATTATGAAG AATTTAAAAAACCAAAGGAAGAGACTTGTACCGGAGATGAATGTAAACAGTGCCAAACCCACACTGACTGTCCACCGAATATGAACTGTTACACGGACTTTAAGTGTCGCGATCCATGCGAGTACTCAATTCGATGTGGAACTGCAGCCATGTGCCGCATTGTCGAAAATCGGCCGAAATGCTATTGTCCATCTGGTTTTGTCGGTGATGCGACCAAGGAATGTTTGAACATATCGAG AGAACGATACGAACGATATGAACGATACCCATGA
- the LOC119084372 gene encoding uncharacterized protein LOC119084372 isoform X1 gives MMWLIVCMAAAVVGRSHAACYFSSELQGSFVTQSTVTDNEVHYSDVNITEDAIAIWGQCHKRIENNVILMIGSDETACFRCFHLKLVARNVLKVHTADKDYISKCYTNENKAIASCPSLDMLNDASKHTEIILYKTREFDGQDIRREYCPINGRYKLTYNVDDGLEDKIECPQPDSVLDNCPSGSAMNLRFRKCSFENHEITFECLGHWQVGNRKYLALMNSRNGERLGPQYRCATYKDDDDTITISFSNDSTCASINAFSSDNNAGVMHSESLVLYPVEQANWPQSIFCSYPDWMYGHWEHLFIDQSTVVYKDHQSFKTYTMKCIENEINSEKYIVFSRTQCGEESYHCVWVKKRSANILEFQIGIRTGSNASSIICDDMYFDDSRWLTQARLDHNQVMSPCPVNGEFTGLIPDALGLCAKLSSECHSPDNMHYEVSACNYDEVYEEREYRCLGQWEEKGLVYTYTQRRDVGTYECFVGGMMSDQKIYIKEAGEHCQRHVNPYRYGMELNKVASCKNTTTPNARSTTTETPLSYSTINPVNISDESSTVRVEAVTSTTKGIPTLSPVSKTINAGNALNRSTVTIIGLCALVALVNKLIA, from the exons GTCACGCTGCCTGCTATTTTTCATCCGAGCTACAAGGCTCCTTCGTCACCCAAAGTACAGTCACCGACAATGAAGTACATTACAGTGACGTTAACATTACGGAAGATGCGATAGCTATTTGGGGTCAATGTCACAAACGCATCGAAAACAATGTAATCCTGATGATTGGCTCCGATGAGACGGCATGTTTCCGTTGCTTCCATTTGAAATTGGTCGCAAGGAACGTGCTGAAAGTGCACACGGCCGATAAGGATTACATTTCAAAGTGCTACACCAATGAAAATAAGGCGATAGCATCGTGTCCATCCTTAGACATGCTGAACGATGCGTCTAAGCATACCGAAATCATTTTATACA AAACCCGTGAATTCGATGGACAAGATATTCGACGTGAATATTGCCCCATCAACGGACGGTATAAGCTGACCTACAATGTTGACGATGGATTGGAAGACAAAATCGAATGTCCGCAACCCGATTCCGTTCTAGACAACTGTCCATCTGGTTCGGCAATGAACTTACGGTTCCGTAAATGTTCATTCGAAAATCATG AAATCACATTCGAGTGTCTAGGACACTGGCAAGTGGGCAATCGAAAATACTTGGCATTGATGAATTCAAGGAATGGCGAGAGACTAGGACCACAATATCGTTGCGCG ACCTACAAAGACGACGACGACACCATAACAATTTCGTTCAGCAACGATTCCACGTGTGCATCAATAAACGCCTTCAGCAGCGATAACAATGCCGGTGTCATGCACAGTGAATCGCTGGTTCTGTATCCCGTCGAGCAGGCCAATTGGCCACAATCGATATTTTGCAGTTATCCGGATTGGATGTATGGCCATTGGGAGCATCTGTTTATCGATCAGTCGACCGTTGTGTACAAAGACCACCAGTCGTTCAAAACGTACACAATGAAATGCATTGAGAACGAAATCAATTCCGAAAAGTATATCGTCTTCAGTCGGACACAGTG TGGCGAAGAGTCGTATCACTGTGTGTGGGTGAAAAAGCGTAGCGCAAACATTCTCGAATTCCAAATCGGTATCCGTACCGGTTCGAATGCGTCATCGATTATCTGCGACGATATGTACTTTGACGATTCTCGATGGTTGACTCAAGCCCGTTTAGATCACAACCAAGTCATGTCACCCTGCCCAGTAAATGGCGAATTCACCGGATTGATCCCTGACGCACTTGGACTGTGCGCTAAACTATCGTCGGAATGCCATTCGCCCGATAACATGCACTACGAGGTGTCGGCATGCAATTATGACGAAGTTTATGAAGAGCGTGAATATCGGTGCTTGGGCCAGTGGGAAGAGAAGGGTTTGGTTTACACGTACACGCAACGACGAGATGTTGGTACGTACGAATGCTTTGTCGGTGGTATGATGTCCGACCAGAAAATCTACATCAAAGAAGCGGGCGAACATTGTCAGAGGCATGTGAATCCGTACAGATACGGAATGGAGCTGAATAAAGTTG ctTCGTGTAAGAACACAACGACACCGAACGCACGATCGACAACGACAGAAACACCGTTGTCGTATTCGACAATCAATCCGGTGAATATTAGTGACGAGTCGAGTACGGTTCGAGTTGAAGCGGTAACATCAACGACAAAGGGAATTCCCACTTTGAGTCCAGTCAGTAAGACAATAAATGCGGGCAATGCATTGAACCGTTCGACGGTCACAATTATCGGTCTGTGTGCGTTGGTGGCGCTAGTAAATAAGTTGATTGCTTAA
- the LOC119084385 gene encoding borealin-like isoform X1: MPRTKTQKPATKRNRNSDEDGLKMQLKEMKRIHDDFESERIIVWQRRKELITDITQKFRFSLSAAELEMTVGEFVSCKSSQNGSLLTEASQASRADDDGYVTESSRRSSKPKKTIGTEQKKKHRRSRSAAANVSTMSARPLSRVNSVNERLSRSKYRTPVSRLQTMSADRSVMAPVTPKIQMNTPMSLLRYPKVGETIISMSGSPVIVNGGTMQGIANINIPIKDGMFSMQPNAITDVDSDLVSRIDNTTMNQLRQLQANLNFVMSTFSGIKKKK, encoded by the exons ATGCCGCGCACTAAAACCCAAAAACCGGCCACCAAGAGGAACCGTAATAGTGACGAAGACGGTCTCAAAATGCAACTGAAAGAAATGAAGCGTATTCATGACGATTTTGAAAGCGAACGGATAATTGTCTGGCAGCGTCGGAAGGAGTTGATTACCGATATAACGCAAAAATTTCGCTTCAGTCTCAGTGCCGCCGAATTGGAAATGACGGTCGGTGAATTTGTAAGCTGTAAATCAAGTCAAAATGGATCGCTATTAACTGAAGCCAGTCAGGCCAGCAGAGCTGATGATGATG GCTACGTTACAGAGTCAAGTCGTCGTTCGTCGAAACCGAAAAAGACCATTGGTACCGAACAGAAGAAAAAGCATCGTCGCAGTCGATCAGCTGCTGCCAATGTGTCCACAATGTCTGCACGACCATTGAGTCGCGTCAATTCGGTCAATGAGCGTTTGTCCAGATCCAAATACCGTACGCCGGTCAGTCGTTTGCAAACAATGAGTGCCGATCGATCGGTCATGGCACCGGTCACGCCGAAAATCCAAATGAATACACCGATGTCGTTGCTACGCTATCCGAAAGTTGGCGAAACCATCATTTCCATGTCGGGCAGTCCGGTTATCGTGAACgg TGGTACCATGCAAGGAATCGCCAACATTAACATACCGATCAAGGATGGAATGTTCTCGATGCAACCGAATGCTATTACGGACGTCGACTCGGATCTCGTTTCACGCATCGATAACACTACAATGAACCAGCTGAGGCAACTGCAggcgaatttgaattttgtcatGAGTACATTCAGCGGCATCAAAAAGAAGAAGTGA
- the LOC119084372 gene encoding uncharacterized protein LOC119084372 isoform X2 — MCVRFNRQGHAACYFSSELQGSFVTQSTVTDNEVHYSDVNITEDAIAIWGQCHKRIENNVILMIGSDETACFRCFHLKLVARNVLKVHTADKDYISKCYTNENKAIASCPSLDMLNDASKHTEIILYKTREFDGQDIRREYCPINGRYKLTYNVDDGLEDKIECPQPDSVLDNCPSGSAMNLRFRKCSFENHEITFECLGHWQVGNRKYLALMNSRNGERLGPQYRCATYKDDDDTITISFSNDSTCASINAFSSDNNAGVMHSESLVLYPVEQANWPQSIFCSYPDWMYGHWEHLFIDQSTVVYKDHQSFKTYTMKCIENEINSEKYIVFSRTQCGEESYHCVWVKKRSANILEFQIGIRTGSNASSIICDDMYFDDSRWLTQARLDHNQVMSPCPVNGEFTGLIPDALGLCAKLSSECHSPDNMHYEVSACNYDEVYEEREYRCLGQWEEKGLVYTYTQRRDVGTYECFVGGMMSDQKIYIKEAGEHCQRHVNPYRYGMELNKVASCKNTTTPNARSTTTETPLSYSTINPVNISDESSTVRVEAVTSTTKGIPTLSPVSKTINAGNALNRSTVTIIGLCALVALVNKLIA, encoded by the exons ATGTGTGTACGATTCAATCGTCAAG GTCACGCTGCCTGCTATTTTTCATCCGAGCTACAAGGCTCCTTCGTCACCCAAAGTACAGTCACCGACAATGAAGTACATTACAGTGACGTTAACATTACGGAAGATGCGATAGCTATTTGGGGTCAATGTCACAAACGCATCGAAAACAATGTAATCCTGATGATTGGCTCCGATGAGACGGCATGTTTCCGTTGCTTCCATTTGAAATTGGTCGCAAGGAACGTGCTGAAAGTGCACACGGCCGATAAGGATTACATTTCAAAGTGCTACACCAATGAAAATAAGGCGATAGCATCGTGTCCATCCTTAGACATGCTGAACGATGCGTCTAAGCATACCGAAATCATTTTATACA AAACCCGTGAATTCGATGGACAAGATATTCGACGTGAATATTGCCCCATCAACGGACGGTATAAGCTGACCTACAATGTTGACGATGGATTGGAAGACAAAATCGAATGTCCGCAACCCGATTCCGTTCTAGACAACTGTCCATCTGGTTCGGCAATGAACTTACGGTTCCGTAAATGTTCATTCGAAAATCATG AAATCACATTCGAGTGTCTAGGACACTGGCAAGTGGGCAATCGAAAATACTTGGCATTGATGAATTCAAGGAATGGCGAGAGACTAGGACCACAATATCGTTGCGCG ACCTACAAAGACGACGACGACACCATAACAATTTCGTTCAGCAACGATTCCACGTGTGCATCAATAAACGCCTTCAGCAGCGATAACAATGCCGGTGTCATGCACAGTGAATCGCTGGTTCTGTATCCCGTCGAGCAGGCCAATTGGCCACAATCGATATTTTGCAGTTATCCGGATTGGATGTATGGCCATTGGGAGCATCTGTTTATCGATCAGTCGACCGTTGTGTACAAAGACCACCAGTCGTTCAAAACGTACACAATGAAATGCATTGAGAACGAAATCAATTCCGAAAAGTATATCGTCTTCAGTCGGACACAGTG TGGCGAAGAGTCGTATCACTGTGTGTGGGTGAAAAAGCGTAGCGCAAACATTCTCGAATTCCAAATCGGTATCCGTACCGGTTCGAATGCGTCATCGATTATCTGCGACGATATGTACTTTGACGATTCTCGATGGTTGACTCAAGCCCGTTTAGATCACAACCAAGTCATGTCACCCTGCCCAGTAAATGGCGAATTCACCGGATTGATCCCTGACGCACTTGGACTGTGCGCTAAACTATCGTCGGAATGCCATTCGCCCGATAACATGCACTACGAGGTGTCGGCATGCAATTATGACGAAGTTTATGAAGAGCGTGAATATCGGTGCTTGGGCCAGTGGGAAGAGAAGGGTTTGGTTTACACGTACACGCAACGACGAGATGTTGGTACGTACGAATGCTTTGTCGGTGGTATGATGTCCGACCAGAAAATCTACATCAAAGAAGCGGGCGAACATTGTCAGAGGCATGTGAATCCGTACAGATACGGAATGGAGCTGAATAAAGTTG ctTCGTGTAAGAACACAACGACACCGAACGCACGATCGACAACGACAGAAACACCGTTGTCGTATTCGACAATCAATCCGGTGAATATTAGTGACGAGTCGAGTACGGTTCGAGTTGAAGCGGTAACATCAACGACAAAGGGAATTCCCACTTTGAGTCCAGTCAGTAAGACAATAAATGCGGGCAATGCATTGAACCGTTCGACGGTCACAATTATCGGTCTGTGTGCGTTGGTGGCGCTAGTAAATAAGTTGATTGCTTAA
- the LOC119084370 gene encoding prolyl endopeptidase-like isoform X2, translating to MAYVCKVFPIFVLIANIVGADLETKSVSNHRFEYPQLKRDESIVDDYYGIKVADPYRYLEDPTSEEVKNLIKDQNNLTDGYLNRNSIKEQIEKKLTEVFNYPRYGVPKRYGHRYYFTMNNGLQNQDVFYVQNSLNDEPRVFFDPNTLSTDGTLHLSDITFSEYGQLVALGLSSNGSDWMSVRFRNTSSGMEYPDVLHDIKFSVIVWSKDGLGIFYACYPKWETNSTRSSLGTETYQYGNQKLYYHRVGTRQEEDVLLFELDDAELLIGALYITEDGKHIAIFPKKIDNSMVYFASLDELQRTGRLTTKLKFTPIVDRLDNEYSLITSEGSTIYLKTNNGAPNYRIIAVDLNNPDPTNWTTLVPEHESNSLIFAINIDNDKIVLEYLVNVNSRLEVRSLIDGSLIQEIGIPSGYVDSMWGTKSHNELFYRVVSFLIPGIIFRIDLTHTPYKPEVFREIKIAGFDASKFVMEQVFYPSYDGTLIPMFIMHKQNLERNGSASTLLYGYGGFNIDIVPEFSPSRIVFLQNFNGVYAVPNIRGGGEYGTQWHKAGQLLNKQTVFNDFHAAAEFLIAENYTIASKIAIIGSSNGGLLVTACINQRPELYGAAVAQFGVHDLLRFQKFTIGYSWCEEYGCSDDGNQTIFENLHRLSPLHNVRMPTDKNVQYPSVLLTTGDHDDRVVPLHSYKLIAELQYKIGREERQTNPLMIKIQISAGHGSGTTDDEADIYAFLVESTGFTFRP from the exons ATGGCATACGTTTGTAAagtttttccgatttttgtcTTAATAGCGAATATTGTTGGAGCTGATTTGGAAACTAAATCGGTTAGCAATCATAGGTTTGAATATCCACAACTAAAAAGGGATGAGTCCATTGTGGACGACTATTATGGAATAAAG GTGGCTGATCCGTACAGATATCTGGAGGATCCCACATctgaagaagtaaaaaatcTGATCAAAGACCAAAACAATTTGACCGACGGATACCTGAATCGAAATTCGATTAAAGAGCAAATCGAAAAGAAACTGACCGAAGTCTTCAACTATCCCAGATACGGTGTCCCCAAGCGATATGGACACCGATATTATTTCACGATGAATAATGGTCTGCAGAACCAAga CGTCTTCTACGTGCAAAATTCGCTGAACGATGAACCACGCGTCTTTTTCGATCCCAACACTTTGTCGACAGACGGGACTTTGCATTTGAGCGACATAACGTTTTCCGAATATGGACAACTGGTTGCATTGGGACTTAGTAGCAACGGTTCCGATTGGATGTCAGTTCGCTTTCGTAATACATCCAGCGGAATGGAGTATCCCGATGTCCTTCACGACATAAAGTTTTCAGTAATTGTTTGGAGCAAAGACGGACTGGGCATCTTTTACGCG TGTTATCCGAAATGGGAGACTAACTCCACGAGATCATCACTTGGCACAGAAACGTACCAGTACGGAAACCAAAAACTTTATTATCATCGCGTAGGTACGCGTCAAGAGGAGGATGTGCTTCTGTTCGAGCTTGATGATGCTGAGCTGCTGAT TGGCGCTCTCTACATTACGGAAGATGGCAAACATATCGCAATATTCCCCAAAAAGATTGACAATTCTATGGTCTATTTCGCTTCATTAGATGAACTGCAACGCACTGGTAGGCTAACgacaaaacttaaatttaccCCAATTGTCGATCGTTTGGATAACGAATATTCA ctCATTACCTCCGAGGGTAGTACGATCTATCTAAAAACGAACAATGGGGCTCCGAATTATCGAATCATAGCCGTTGATCTAAACAATCCAGATCCCACAAATTGGACCACATTAGTACCCGAACATGAAAGTAATTCCTTGATATTTGCGATCAACATTGACAA CGACAAGATTGTGCTGGAATATCTGGTGAATGTCAATAGCCGACTGGAAGTACGTTCATTGATCGATGGTAGTCTTATTCAAGAAATCGGCATACCATCTGGTTACGTAGATTCGATGTGGGGAACGAAATCGCACAACGAATTGTTCTATCGAGTTGTGTCGTTCCTCATTCCGGGAATAATCTTTCGCATAGATCTGACGCACACACCGTACAAACCGGAAGTGTTTAGGGAAATCAAAATTGCAGGCTTCGATGCCTCTAAATTTGTCATGGAGCAAGTCTTCTATCCGAGCTACGATGGAACTCTCATTCCGATGTTTATCATGCACAAACAAAATCTCGAACGTAATGGCAGTGCCAGCACTCTTTTGTATGGCTATGGAGGATTCAACATCGATATTGTTCCCGAATTCAGTCCAAGCCGAATagtttttttgcaaaattttaatggaGTGTATGCTGTTCCCAATATTAGGGGAGGAGG GGAGTACGGTACCCAATGGCACAAAGCTGGACAATTACTCAACAAACAAACGGTTTTCAATGATTTCCATGCAGCAGCCGAGTTTCTCATAGCCGAAAACTACACGATCGCATCGAAAATTGCAATTATTGGTTCATCAAATGGAGGACTACTCGTAACAGCTTGTATAAATCAACGCCCCGAATTATATGGTGCTGCTGTGGCGCAGTTCGG AGTTCATGATTTGCTGCGCTTCCAAAAATTCACAATCGGATACTCTTGGTGTGAGGAATACGGTTGTTCTGATGATGGAAACCAAACCATTTTCGAGAATCTGCACCGCCTTTCTCCGTTACACAATGTACGCATGCCGACCGACAAGAATGTGCAATATCCGTCGGTGCTTCTCACTACTGGCGATCATGATGACCGTGTTGTTCCACTCCATTCATACAAATTAATTGCCGAACTGCAATATAAAATCGGTAGAGAAGAGCGACAA ACGAATCCGTTGatgataaaaattcaaatcagtGCTGGGCATGGAAGTGGCACG ACCGACGACGAGGCTGACATTTACGCCTTCTTGGTTGAATCTACCGGATTCACCTTTCGCCCATAG